CAGCGTCAGGCTATAAAAGCGCGGTTGACAGTTTCGGTCCAGATTGATCCTGTTCTCAACTGGTGAAGTTTGCTTGCATGCGACATTCCGCGCCTCTCCGCGTCCCTTTGCCGGGATACTCCTTGCGGCCGCCTGTGAGACTTCGCGTCCCCGAACCGCACGCCTGAGGGCGACATGACTGCGCTGGCCTTGCGAGACCTACCGACCTACCGACCCTCCTTCTGGCAGCCCGAACCGACGCTCCTGCCCCCGGGGTGACGCGCAGCCCGCCGGTGCGTGGGGTCTGGGGGAGGGAGCTGGGGAAATCCCAGACGCTTTGAGAagagagccaggcatggaggGTCTGAGTAAAGTTGAAGTTAGGCTCTGCGATTAAAGGGGAGGGGCCCGGCCGCTAGAGCCGAGGTGCTTGGGTAGAGCCGGCTAAAGGGAAGCAGGAGGGGGCAGGAGCAGCTTTGCGGGCCGTGAATTATAGCatctataattatataatacataatgtAAACATATAAGCTGAGGGGAAAGGGGTCCTTAGAAATCTGAGGACGGGGAATCTTTGACGGGGGCTGAAGAAAGGGTTTAGGAGGGTGGGCTCTTGATCTAAACATGTAGAACCGAGTGCCGTCTGTCGGGTACTGAGACGGGTGGCAGAGGTGGGTGTGAGCAGTGCTGTTAGGAATTTGAGGCATGGATTCTCGTGTTGGTACCCTGACTATTTATATTACCGTGACTCAGAGCTGTGGTATGATACTGTTTCCAGAATGGCTTCTAAACAACTCCCCCTTTTACAGCCCAGACATATGGCCCCAAGACCCAAGTATACCCTGCCCTGGAGAGATGTCCACTCCTTCTACCTCCTGTCTCCACTGATGGGCTTCCTCAGCAGGGCTTGGAGCCACCTGAGGGGCCCGGAAGGTCCAGAGCCCTGGCTGACAGAAACAGTAACAGGAGCAGATCAGATAGCCGCCAAGGCTCTGGTGACACCTCCCCTGGTCCCTGGGAACCTCCCTCAGGGGGACGCTGAGGACCGTGGAGCTCCTAGGGAGAGTCCAGCAGCCCAGGGGCCTTCCTTTGATGTTCAAGCCCACAGTTCCCCTCCTGAAGCGTGGGGACTTTCAAATGATGGATACAGTGAGAAGCAAGGACAGGATGGCCCTCGAGAGCAGCAGAGGGAACACAGAGCTGGCCTGCCTATGCCCCTGTCCCCTAGCCTGCAAGGTGCTGATAAGAGCCTCGGGGAGGTGGtggctggagaagagggagggactgAGCTGGCTTATCCCACAGCACACGGGGAGGGTGGTCCAGACGAGGACgaggaagaggatggagaagCCTCTGCTGCTTACAGAGACCCAGGACACAAGCCCGGCCCTTCTGTGCATTGCCCAGGGGTAGCAGGACATCAAGCCACGgaggaaaaaggaacagaaaagaaagctgaCCCCCCCAGCTCTCCTTTAGGCTCTCACCCCAGAGCCTGGGAGTACTGCTCTAGAGAGGGGCCTACGCAGGAGGGAGAAGGCAACCGAGAGCCATGCAGGGCAGAGCAGGATCAGCCTGGTCAGAAGGCAGcagctgaggaagaggagaaagctgaAGCTGTCTGTAGTGGGAATGCCTTCCTGAAGGCCTGGGTATGTCGGCCTGGAGAGGACTCGGAGGATGAGGACGACGGGGATTGGGGATcagctggggaagaggaagaaggccaggCCTTGTCTTCCCCGACCTCTCCTGCACAAGCCTTCCTGAAGGCCTGGGTGTGTAGACCTGGAGAGGACACGGAGGATGAGGACGGTGACTGGGAATCAGATGGGGAAGACAGTGTAGCTCAGACCTGTGCCACCCCCCATACAAGTGTCTTCCTGAAGGCCTGGGTCTACTGTCCAGGAGAGGACACAGAAGATGAGTGTGAGAATGTCCCAGATGACTCAGGTCCCTGCCTTCAGGCCCAGCGGTGTCTGCCTGGAGAGAAGACAGCGGGATGTGTGCAAGCAGAACCCTCTCTTCAGCTGGCCTTCTATTTACCTGGAGAGAAGCCAGCAGCACCTTGGGCTGCCCCTAAGCTGCCCCCTCGACTGCAAAGGAGGCTCAGACTATTGAAAACCCCCACCCAGGATCAGGACTCTGCAGCTCCCCTGCGGACCAGAAAGGTGAGTGCCGGGGCCTGGATTCTAACTCAGAGATTAtacaaagggtttattttagatTCCCAATCGGGAGGAGGAGGGGCCGGACCTGAAAATCCCTAAGGAGGCGTGCTGGAGGCGGGGACTCCAGGGACCTTTTGTTGCAAGTTCTTACGTGGGAAGGCTGTGTTCACCCTGTTGCAATCT
The nucleotide sequence above comes from Microtus ochrogaster isolate Prairie Vole_2 unplaced genomic scaffold, MicOch1.0 UNK14, whole genome shotgun sequence. Encoded proteins:
- the Ppp1r15a gene encoding protein phosphatase 1 regulatory subunit 15A isoform X2, whose translation is MAPRPKYTLPWRDVHSFYLLSPLMGFLSRAWSHLRGPEGPEPWLTETVTGADQIAAKALVTPPLVPGNLPQGDAEDRGAPRESPAAQGPSFDVQAHSSPPEAWGLSNDGYSEKQGQDGPREQQREHRAGLPMPLSPSLQGADKSLGEVVAGEEGGTELAYPTAHGEGGPDEDEEEDGEASAAYRDPGHKPGPSVHCPGVAGHQATEEKGTEKKADPPSSPLGSHPRAWEYCSREGPTQEGEGNREPCRAEQDQPGQKAAAEEEEKAEAVCSGNAFLKAWAQRCLPGEKTAGCVQAEPSLQLAFYLPGEKPAAPWAAPKLPPRLQRRLRLLKTPTQDQDSAAPLRTRKVHFSEKVTVHLLAVWAGPAQAARRGPWEQLARDRSRFARRIAQAEKELGPYLTPAFRARARARLGNAPLTLASTPFPQPGHCASLGHALEPSSDHTLSPSQ
- the Ppp1r15a gene encoding protein phosphatase 1 regulatory subunit 15A isoform X1, translated to MAPRPKYTLPWRDVHSFYLLSPLMGFLSRAWSHLRGPEGPEPWLTETVTGADQIAAKALVTPPLVPGNLPQGDAEDRGAPRESPAAQGPSFDVQAHSSPPEAWGLSNDGYSEKQGQDGPREQQREHRAGLPMPLSPSLQGADKSLGEVVAGEEGGTELAYPTAHGEGGPDEDEEEDGEASAAYRDPGHKPGPSVHCPGVAGHQATEEKGTEKKADPPSSPLGSHPRAWEYCSREGPTQEGEGNREPCRAEQDQPGQKAAAEEEEKAEAVCSGNAFLKAWVCRPGEDSEDEDDGDWGSAGEEEEGQALSSPTSPAQAFLKAWVCRPGEDTEDEDGDWESDGEDSVAQTCATPHTSVFLKAWVYCPGEDTEDECENVPDDSGPCLQAQRCLPGEKTAGCVQAEPSLQLAFYLPGEKPAAPWAAPKLPPRLQRRLRLLKTPTQDQDSAAPLRTRKVHFSEKVTVHLLAVWAGPAQAARRGPWEQLARDRSRFARRIAQAEKELGPYLTPAFRARARARLGNAPLTLASTPFPQPGHCASLGHALEPSSDHTLSPSQ